A region of Subdoligranulum variabile DNA encodes the following proteins:
- a CDS encoding M42 family metallopeptidase translates to MQEARQAFLVDTLKKLLGQDSPTGFTDGVVTAAETIARELGFAARRTNKGNLIITVPGREPGRKVGLCAHVDTLGLMVRSITADGMLMVTKVGGPLLPTLDGEYCRIYTRQGQVYTGTVLSLSPSVHVQDDAATRPRDEKNMAVRIDEKVHGKEDVEALGIAAGDYVCYDPKTVVTGSGFVKSRFLDDKASAACLLTLLWQMQQTGTRPRYESYFTLTVHEEVGHGGATLPTVDELLAVDMGCIGEDLSCTEYQVSICAKDNGGPYDYGMVSRLEKLAKDHGVAYAVDIYPHYGSDVGAAWRAGMDCRAALIGPGVHASHGMERTHLDALHATLDLAGLYLELA, encoded by the coding sequence ATGCAGGAGGCTCGCCAGGCCTTCCTGGTGGATACCCTGAAGAAACTGCTGGGGCAGGACAGCCCCACCGGCTTTACCGACGGGGTGGTGACGGCGGCGGAGACAATCGCCCGGGAACTGGGCTTTGCCGCCCGGCGGACCAACAAGGGCAACCTGATCATCACGGTGCCCGGCCGGGAACCCGGCCGCAAGGTGGGGCTCTGCGCCCATGTGGACACCCTGGGGCTGATGGTGCGCTCCATCACCGCCGACGGTATGCTGATGGTCACCAAGGTGGGCGGCCCGCTGCTGCCCACCCTGGACGGCGAGTATTGCCGCATCTACACCCGGCAGGGCCAGGTCTACACCGGCACGGTGCTGAGCCTGTCGCCGTCGGTGCACGTGCAGGATGACGCGGCCACCCGCCCCCGGGACGAGAAGAACATGGCGGTGCGCATCGACGAGAAGGTGCACGGCAAGGAGGACGTGGAGGCCCTGGGCATTGCCGCCGGGGATTACGTCTGCTACGACCCCAAGACCGTGGTCACCGGCAGCGGCTTTGTGAAGTCCCGCTTTCTGGACGACAAGGCCAGCGCCGCCTGCCTGCTGACCCTGCTGTGGCAGATGCAGCAGACCGGTACCAGACCCCGCTATGAGAGCTACTTCACCCTCACGGTCCACGAGGAGGTGGGCCACGGCGGCGCCACCCTGCCCACGGTGGACGAACTGCTGGCGGTGGATATGGGCTGCATCGGGGAGGACCTGAGCTGCACCGAGTATCAGGTCTCCATCTGCGCCAAGGACAACGGCGGTCCCTACGACTACGGGATGGTCAGCCGCCTGGAGAAGCTGGCCAAAGACCACGGTGTGGCCTATGCGGTGGACATCTACCCCCACTACGGTTCCGACGTGGGCGCCGCCTGGCGCGCCGGCATGGATTGCCGGGCGGCCCTCATCGGCCCGGGGGTGCACGCCTCCCACGGCATGGAGCGCACCCATCTGGACGCCCTGCACGCCACCCTGGACCTGGCAGGCCTCTACCTGGAACTGGCCTGA
- a CDS encoding MurR/RpiR family transcriptional regulator, with amino-acid sequence MGILYNRLLIVLNDSDLDSTDYHIAMVMLQNMRRLAGLSIQQLADLCNVSKSTISKFIRELGYEDFADFRDAAVFQDNKYHNNYNFVEDVMGFLEHHSGDSYLLTVLRDMQESYASLDWAMVDRLVEDIATHEKVGAFGMMFSETAALDLQIKLGYNGKFIATSMNDRKQMAYLRHADADTLVIIFSDSGDYLNRYRNIRDFVRKSDFDDTKAKVVLITSSQEAVRDPRVAYSVVYRRTGSLHTHRMVYQMLSDLIAYKYRVYVKTRG; translated from the coding sequence ATGGGCATTTTGTATAACCGGCTCCTCATCGTGCTCAACGACAGCGACCTGGATTCCACCGATTATCATATTGCCATGGTCATGCTGCAGAATATGCGGCGGCTGGCGGGGCTGTCCATCCAGCAGCTGGCGGATCTGTGCAACGTTTCCAAATCCACCATCTCCAAATTCATCCGGGAACTGGGGTATGAGGATTTTGCCGATTTCCGGGACGCGGCGGTCTTTCAGGACAACAAATACCACAACAACTACAATTTTGTGGAGGATGTCATGGGCTTCCTGGAGCACCACTCGGGGGACTCCTACCTTCTGACGGTGCTGCGGGACATGCAGGAATCCTATGCCTCGCTGGACTGGGCGATGGTGGACCGCCTGGTGGAGGACATCGCCACCCACGAAAAGGTGGGCGCTTTCGGCATGATGTTTTCCGAGACGGCGGCCCTCGACCTGCAGATCAAGCTGGGGTACAACGGCAAATTCATCGCCACCAGCATGAACGACCGCAAACAGATGGCCTATCTGCGCCACGCCGACGCCGACACGCTGGTCATCATCTTCAGCGACAGCGGCGACTACCTCAACCGCTACCGCAACATCCGGGATTTTGTGCGCAAGAGCGACTTTGACGACACCAAGGCCAAGGTGGTGCTCATCACCTCCAGCCAGGAGGCCGTCCGCGATCCGCGGGTGGCCTACAGCGTGGTCTACCGGCGCACCGGCAGTCTGCACACCCACCGGATGGTCTACCAGATGCTGTCCGACCTCATCGCCTATAAATACCGTGTCTATGTCAAAACGCGGGGGTGA
- a CDS encoding family 1 glycosylhydrolase, with protein MMKLSKEFLWGGAIADFQAEGGYQEGGRGLSTHDFESAGSVDHPRCNTVLMPDGSCATAKSHFFGPDSLPEGGQPFVFPDRYYPSHKAVDFYHHYKEDIALMAGMGYNVFRFSICWSRIYPTGEEATPNEAGLRFYEQVLDELEKYGMEPLITIHHDELPAALALRYDGWSSRHTIDCYLRYCRTLFERFGKRCRYWLTFNEINAVRGFAACGTRKADDQTHYNAAHNMFLASAQAVQLGHEMMPGSQFGAMYALSEIYPATCKQEDVFRRMQCRRESWYFADVMARGAYPAYAADLLRRRGVTLHTEPGDDAILKAGALDFVSFSYYRSCTVNAHSKFNVVGGDANPYLPSTPWGWPIDPLGLRYCMNEVYDRYQKPIFIVENGLGAIDKVEADGTIQDDYRIDYLRDHLRAMMEAILIDGVPCLGYTMWGPFDLVSLSTGEMKKRYGVIYVDMDDAGNGTLARHPKKSYYWMKEVIASPGESLWTEKDGH; from the coding sequence ATGATGAAATTGTCCAAGGAGTTCCTCTGGGGCGGCGCCATTGCGGATTTCCAGGCCGAGGGCGGCTATCAGGAGGGCGGCCGGGGGCTGTCCACCCACGACTTTGAGTCGGCGGGATCGGTGGACCATCCCCGCTGCAACACGGTGCTCATGCCGGACGGCAGCTGCGCCACCGCCAAGAGTCACTTTTTCGGCCCGGACAGCCTGCCGGAGGGGGGACAGCCCTTTGTTTTCCCCGACCGGTACTATCCCAGCCACAAGGCGGTGGACTTCTACCACCACTACAAGGAGGACATCGCCCTGATGGCGGGCATGGGGTACAACGTCTTCCGGTTCTCCATCTGCTGGAGCCGCATCTATCCCACCGGCGAGGAGGCCACCCCCAACGAGGCGGGCCTGCGCTTCTACGAGCAGGTGCTGGATGAGCTGGAAAAGTACGGTATGGAGCCCCTCATCACCATCCACCACGACGAGCTGCCCGCAGCGCTGGCTCTGCGGTATGACGGCTGGTCCAGCCGCCACACCATCGACTGCTACCTGCGGTACTGCCGCACCCTGTTTGAGCGGTTCGGCAAGCGGTGCCGCTACTGGCTGACCTTCAACGAGATCAACGCCGTGCGGGGCTTCGCGGCCTGCGGCACCCGCAAGGCGGACGACCAGACCCACTACAACGCGGCGCACAACATGTTCCTGGCCAGCGCCCAGGCCGTGCAGCTGGGCCATGAGATGATGCCCGGTTCCCAGTTCGGCGCCATGTACGCCCTCAGTGAGATCTACCCCGCCACCTGCAAGCAGGAGGATGTCTTCCGCCGGATGCAGTGCCGCCGGGAGAGCTGGTACTTCGCCGACGTCATGGCCCGGGGCGCCTACCCGGCCTACGCCGCCGACCTGCTGCGCCGCCGCGGCGTGACGCTGCACACCGAGCCCGGCGACGACGCCATCCTCAAGGCCGGCGCGCTGGATTTCGTTTCCTTCAGCTACTACCGTTCCTGCACGGTCAACGCCCACAGCAAGTTCAACGTCGTGGGCGGCGACGCCAACCCCTATCTTCCCTCTACACCCTGGGGCTGGCCCATCGACCCGCTGGGTCTGCGCTACTGCATGAACGAAGTCTACGACCGCTACCAGAAGCCGATCTTCATCGTGGAGAACGGCCTGGGCGCCATCGACAAGGTGGAAGCGGACGGCACCATCCAGGACGACTACCGCATCGACTACCTGCGGGACCATCTGCGGGCCATGATGGAAGCCATCCTCATCGACGGCGTGCCCTGCCTGGGCTACACCATGTGGGGGCCCTTCGACCTGGTCAGCCTCTCTACAGGCGAGATGAAGAAGCGGTACGGCGTCATCTACGTGGATATGGACGACGCGGGCAACGGCACCCTGGCCCGCCATCCCAAAAAATCCTACTACTGGATGAAAGAGGTCATCGCCTCCCCGGGCGAAAGCCTCTGGACGGAAAAAGACGGTCATTGA
- a CDS encoding PTS transporter subunit EIIC, protein MAETLNFQQMAADIVQLVGGTGNIQSVSHCMTRLRFVLKAEDKADTAAIKKIKGVLGVVSAGGQYMVVLGKNLPPVFEAVQKQFNLTEGKNTDENLDKDLVPEKKPLTVKSAAMAVLGYVSASVSPMITGLVAGGMLKVLLLIITLIDAGFSETTTYTLLSGVADACFYFMPIFVAYGAAKKLGSTPIYAMLCAASLLHGNYTSLVAAGEPVTLLGLPVRLMSYSSSLLPALLLTLCACYLEKFFNKIIPGIFKSLLVGLCTVTVTMIAGYVVLAPIGGYIGNYLAIVFGFLGDTVGPIAIAVLAACLPWLVMCGMHLALVPFMTQALTNPGYDAVFRPAFILHNMVEGGACIGVALRAKSAEFRSEALGIAFGCIVAGVTEPAIYGINLPRKSPMIGVMAGGAAGGIVAGLLGARVYVMGCSTILALPIFQQTILAAAVAVVVAIVVSAVVTFILNPEKNSENA, encoded by the coding sequence GTGGCGGAAACACTCAATTTTCAACAAATGGCGGCCGACATCGTTCAGCTGGTGGGCGGCACCGGAAACATCCAGTCGGTCTCCCACTGCATGACGCGGCTGCGTTTCGTCCTCAAGGCGGAGGACAAGGCCGACACGGCGGCCATCAAAAAGATAAAGGGCGTGCTGGGCGTTGTCTCGGCAGGCGGTCAGTATATGGTGGTGCTGGGCAAGAACCTGCCCCCGGTCTTTGAGGCCGTGCAGAAGCAGTTCAACCTCACCGAAGGGAAAAACACCGACGAAAACCTGGACAAGGACCTGGTGCCCGAAAAGAAACCCCTTACCGTCAAATCCGCGGCGATGGCCGTGCTGGGCTATGTGTCGGCGTCTGTGTCGCCCATGATCACCGGCCTGGTGGCGGGCGGTATGCTCAAGGTGCTGCTGCTCATCATCACGCTGATTGACGCCGGTTTCTCCGAGACTACCACCTACACCCTGCTCAGCGGCGTGGCGGACGCCTGCTTCTACTTCATGCCCATCTTCGTGGCCTACGGTGCCGCCAAGAAACTGGGCTCCACCCCCATCTACGCCATGCTCTGCGCGGCGTCGCTGCTCCATGGCAACTACACCTCGCTGGTGGCGGCCGGGGAGCCGGTCACCCTGCTGGGCCTGCCGGTGCGCCTGATGAGCTACTCCAGCTCGCTGCTGCCGGCCCTGCTGCTCACCCTCTGCGCCTGCTATCTGGAAAAATTCTTCAACAAGATCATCCCCGGCATCTTCAAATCCCTGCTGGTGGGTCTTTGCACCGTCACCGTCACGATGATCGCCGGCTATGTGGTGCTGGCCCCCATCGGCGGCTACATCGGCAACTACCTGGCCATCGTCTTCGGCTTCCTGGGTGATACCGTCGGACCCATCGCCATCGCGGTGCTGGCGGCCTGCCTGCCCTGGCTGGTCATGTGCGGCATGCACCTGGCGCTGGTGCCCTTCATGACCCAGGCCCTGACCAACCCCGGCTATGACGCGGTGTTCCGCCCGGCCTTCATCCTGCACAACATGGTGGAAGGCGGCGCCTGCATCGGCGTGGCCCTGCGCGCCAAGAGCGCCGAGTTCCGCTCCGAAGCCCTGGGCATTGCCTTCGGCTGCATTGTGGCCGGTGTCACCGAGCCCGCCATCTACGGCATCAACCTGCCCCGCAAGAGCCCCATGATCGGCGTCATGGCCGGTGGCGCGGCGGGCGGCATCGTGGCCGGCCTGCTGGGCGCCCGGGTCTACGTCATGGGCTGCTCCACCATCCTGGCGCTGCCCATCTTCCAGCAGACCATCCTGGCCGCTGCCGTGGCCGTGGTGGTGGCCATCGTGGTGTCCGCCGTGGTGACCTTCATCCTCAACCCCGAAAAGAATTCCGAAAACGCATGA
- a CDS encoding glycoside hydrolase family 1 protein produces the protein MSFPQGFFWGGALAANQVEGAWNVDGKGPSVADVATYKPNTDVKDYAAHNAMSDAQIAAAMADPSDAAYPKRRGIDFYHRYREDLALFAEMGFTMLRVSIAWTRIFPTGEEEEPNEKGLQFYEDLFTEMRRLGIEPLVTLSHYEMPLALATKYNGWVDRRVIDCFTKFCHVCFVRYKDLVKYWLTFNEVDSILRHPFTTAGIIPSRVPADQMAQTCYQALHHQLVASALVVRDCHGVIPGSKVGCMLTKLTTYARTCAPADELAAQAKNLENLFYADVQVWGEYPRLILRMFERKGITIRTEPGDDAILKAGCVDFVSCSYYMTMTESVDPHAERTPGNTVLGVKNPYLPSSEWGWQIDPQGLRYSLIELYDRYRKPLMVVENGVGAKDTVEPDGSIHDPYRMEYFRQHIAEMGKAIDEGVEMWGYTSWAPIDLISASTNQMSKRYGFIYVDQDDEGRGTLERRRKDSFYWYQKVIASNGADLA, from the coding sequence ATGAGTTTTCCCCAAGGCTTTTTCTGGGGCGGCGCCCTGGCCGCCAATCAGGTGGAGGGCGCCTGGAACGTGGACGGCAAAGGCCCCAGCGTGGCTGATGTGGCCACCTATAAACCCAACACCGACGTGAAGGACTACGCCGCCCACAACGCCATGAGCGACGCCCAGATCGCGGCGGCGATGGCCGACCCCAGCGACGCAGCCTACCCCAAGCGCCGGGGCATCGACTTCTATCACCGGTACAGGGAGGACCTGGCCCTCTTTGCCGAGATGGGCTTTACCATGCTGCGGGTGTCCATCGCCTGGACCCGCATCTTCCCCACCGGGGAGGAGGAGGAACCCAATGAGAAGGGCCTGCAGTTCTATGAGGACCTCTTCACCGAGATGCGGCGGCTGGGCATTGAACCGCTGGTGACCCTGAGCCACTACGAGATGCCCCTGGCCCTGGCCACCAAATACAACGGCTGGGTGGACCGGCGGGTCATCGACTGCTTCACAAAGTTCTGCCACGTCTGCTTTGTGCGGTACAAGGATCTGGTCAAGTACTGGCTCACCTTCAACGAGGTGGACAGCATCCTCCGGCATCCCTTCACCACGGCGGGCATCATTCCCAGCCGGGTGCCGGCGGACCAGATGGCCCAGACCTGTTACCAGGCCCTGCACCATCAGCTTGTGGCCAGCGCCCTGGTGGTCCGGGACTGCCACGGGGTCATCCCCGGCAGCAAGGTGGGGTGTATGCTCACCAAGCTGACCACCTACGCCCGCACCTGTGCCCCGGCGGATGAGCTGGCCGCCCAGGCCAAGAACCTGGAGAACCTGTTCTACGCCGACGTGCAGGTCTGGGGCGAATACCCCCGCCTGATCCTCAGGATGTTTGAACGCAAGGGCATCACCATCCGCACCGAGCCGGGGGATGACGCCATCCTCAAGGCGGGGTGTGTGGATTTTGTCTCCTGCAGCTACTACATGACGATGACCGAGTCGGTGGACCCCCACGCCGAGCGTACCCCCGGCAACACGGTGCTGGGGGTCAAGAATCCCTATCTGCCCTCCAGCGAGTGGGGCTGGCAGATCGACCCCCAGGGGTTGCGGTACAGCCTCATCGAGCTGTACGACCGCTACCGCAAGCCGCTGATGGTGGTGGAAAACGGCGTGGGCGCCAAGGACACGGTGGAGCCGGACGGTTCCATCCACGATCCCTACCGCATGGAGTATTTCCGCCAGCACATCGCCGAGATGGGCAAGGCCATCGACGAGGGCGTGGAGATGTGGGGCTACACTTCCTGGGCGCCCATCGACCTGATTTCGGCCTCCACCAACCAGATGTCCAAGCGGTACGGCTTTATCTACGTGGACCAGGACGACGAGGGCCGCGGCACACTGGAACGCCGCCGCAAGGACAGCTTCTACTGGTACCAAAAGGTCATTGCCTCCAACGGCGCCGACCTGGCATAA
- a CDS encoding AraC family transcriptional regulator → MSIVLDHQLREQIPPDILDFPVAFYSDELADLPDRAGPVHWHPYFEIATAQSGVLDYQVGQTHIRLEPGDSIFVNQNMLHGIRQLSGAAPDPLPILVFSGTVVAPEHSAVYRKYIQPVLGCSTLPFVVFRHDSDLWQAVRQQIHRACDAMRERPACYELTVQRSLCSVLEAIFRHLDSLPPLPSSRVQLTAQIRLQKMLSYLYEHYAQPVTLADIAAAAHISRSEAGRCFQAYLGCSPVEALIQYRLQRAWRMLQETDMTQQEISLACGFHSVQYFRRQFRKRYGCAPGEKRKLGK, encoded by the coding sequence ATGTCCATTGTACTTGATCATCAGCTGCGGGAGCAGATCCCGCCGGATATTCTGGATTTTCCCGTCGCCTTTTACAGCGATGAACTGGCCGACCTGCCCGACCGGGCGGGGCCGGTGCACTGGCATCCCTACTTCGAGATCGCCACCGCGCAGAGCGGCGTCCTGGACTACCAGGTGGGGCAGACCCACATCAGGCTGGAACCGGGGGACAGCATCTTCGTCAACCAGAACATGCTCCACGGCATCCGGCAGCTGTCCGGCGCGGCGCCGGATCCGCTGCCCATTCTGGTCTTTTCCGGCACGGTGGTGGCCCCCGAGCACAGTGCGGTGTACCGGAAATACATCCAGCCCGTTCTCGGGTGCAGTACCCTGCCCTTTGTGGTGTTCCGCCACGACAGCGACCTCTGGCAGGCGGTCCGGCAGCAGATCCACAGGGCGTGCGACGCCATGCGGGAACGGCCGGCCTGCTACGAACTGACGGTCCAGCGCAGCCTTTGTTCTGTGCTGGAGGCGATCTTCCGCCATCTGGATTCCCTGCCTCCTTTGCCGTCGTCCCGGGTGCAGCTGACCGCCCAGATCCGTCTGCAGAAAATGCTGTCCTATCTGTACGAGCACTACGCCCAGCCGGTCACCCTGGCGGACATTGCGGCGGCTGCCCATATCAGCCGAAGCGAGGCGGGGCGGTGTTTCCAGGCCTACCTGGGGTGCTCTCCGGTGGAGGCGCTGATCCAGTACCGCCTGCAGCGGGCGTGGCGCATGCTCCAGGAAACCGACATGACCCAGCAGGAGATCAGCCTTGCCTGCGGCTTCCATTCGGTCCAGTATTTCCGCCGACAGTTCCGCAAACGGTACGGCTGTGCGCCGGGGGAAAAGCGGAAATTGGGTAAATAG
- a CDS encoding DUF1349 domain-containing protein, whose translation MEFQWLNQSKIRQTGDRIEILAPAKTDFFCGGIDACEEGILPESLCNAPYYYTEVEGDFVLRVQVSHAFQDTYDSASVMVMKDETCWAKCCFELTDFGTHAAVSVVTRGDSDDANGCNLEGNTAWLQVCRVGNHFAFHYSADGEHYYMMRYFHLPALPVIKVGLLAQAPTGQGGIRVYEHLTIEKKTVKNIRAGK comes from the coding sequence ATGGAATTTCAATGGCTGAACCAAAGCAAGATCCGGCAGACCGGGGACCGCATCGAGATCCTGGCGCCGGCCAAAACCGATTTTTTCTGCGGCGGCATCGACGCCTGTGAGGAGGGCATCCTGCCCGAATCCCTCTGCAATGCCCCCTATTACTATACCGAGGTGGAGGGGGACTTTGTGCTCCGGGTGCAGGTGAGCCATGCCTTTCAGGATACCTACGATTCCGCCTCGGTGATGGTCATGAAGGATGAAACCTGCTGGGCCAAGTGCTGCTTTGAGCTGACCGACTTCGGCACCCATGCCGCGGTGAGCGTGGTGACCAGGGGGGATTCCGACGACGCCAACGGCTGCAATCTGGAGGGCAACACTGCCTGGCTGCAGGTCTGCCGGGTGGGGAACCATTTTGCGTTCCACTACTCGGCGGACGGGGAACACTATTACATGATGCGCTATTTCCATCTGCCGGCGCTGCCCGTCATCAAGGTGGGGCTGCTGGCCCAGGCGCCCACCGGCCAGGGGGGCATCCGGGTGTATGAACACCTTACCATCGAGAAGAAAACCGTGAAGAACATCCGGGCGGGCAAGTGA
- a CDS encoding MFS transporter: MAENRKYQKTLVACYLGFVTQAIAANFAPLLFLTFQTTYGISLEKIALIPGVFYLTQLVIDLGATRFADKIGYRICVVASQVVSAAGLVLLAVLPGLLPVPFLGILIAVVLYAIGSGLVEVLVSPIVEACPFENKESRMSLLHSFYCWGAVGVILGSTLFFAVFGTEHWRILTLLWALVPLVNVFQFLTCPIERLVEEDEGLPPRKLLRLPLLWMMILLMVCAGAAEASMAQWASAFTESALGVSKTVGDLAGPCLFAAFMGLSRLLYGTMGEKWDLTRAMLGSGVLCVACYLVASLAPWPVLGLAGCALCGFSVGILWPGAISLSSRKCPKGGTAMFAFLALAGDLGGTVGPAAVGTLAELAGDDLKTGLLTATIFPVLLVGTLLALHRRQKHTTRS, encoded by the coding sequence ATGGCAGAGAATCGAAAGTATCAAAAAACCCTGGTGGCCTGTTATCTGGGCTTTGTCACCCAGGCCATCGCCGCCAATTTTGCGCCGCTGCTGTTCCTGACCTTTCAAACCACCTACGGCATCTCGCTGGAAAAAATCGCCCTGATCCCCGGGGTGTTCTATCTGACCCAGCTGGTGATCGACCTGGGGGCCACCCGGTTTGCGGACAAAATCGGCTACCGCATCTGCGTGGTGGCTTCCCAGGTGGTATCCGCGGCAGGGCTGGTGCTGCTGGCGGTGCTCCCCGGACTGCTGCCCGTGCCCTTTTTGGGGATTCTGATCGCGGTGGTGCTGTACGCCATCGGCAGCGGTCTGGTGGAAGTGCTGGTAAGCCCCATCGTGGAAGCCTGCCCCTTTGAAAACAAGGAGAGCCGCATGAGCCTGCTGCACTCCTTTTACTGCTGGGGAGCGGTGGGGGTGATCCTGGGGTCTACCCTCTTTTTCGCGGTGTTCGGCACGGAGCATTGGCGGATTCTCACCCTGCTGTGGGCGCTGGTGCCGCTGGTCAATGTTTTCCAGTTCCTCACCTGTCCCATCGAGCGGCTGGTGGAGGAGGACGAGGGCCTGCCGCCCCGCAAACTGCTGCGGCTCCCCCTGCTGTGGATGATGATTCTGTTGATGGTCTGCGCCGGTGCCGCCGAAGCCTCCATGGCCCAGTGGGCGTCCGCCTTTACCGAGTCGGCGCTGGGCGTCTCCAAAACTGTGGGGGACCTGGCCGGTCCCTGCCTGTTTGCCGCCTTCATGGGCCTTTCCCGTCTGCTCTACGGAACCATGGGGGAAAAATGGGACCTGACCCGGGCCATGCTGGGCAGCGGTGTGCTGTGCGTGGCCTGCTACCTGGTGGCCTCCCTCGCCCCCTGGCCGGTGCTCGGTCTGGCGGGCTGTGCCCTCTGCGGTTTCAGCGTGGGCATTCTGTGGCCGGGGGCCATCAGCCTTTCCTCCCGGAAGTGCCCCAAGGGCGGCACCGCCATGTTCGCGTTTCTGGCACTGGCGGGGGACTTGGGCGGTACGGTCGGCCCGGCTGCGGTGGGAACCCTGGCGGAGCTGGCCGGTGACGATCTGAAAACCGGACTGCTGACCGCCACCATCTTCCCGGTCCTTCTGGTGGGAACTTTGCTCGCCTTGCACCGCAGGCAGAAGCACACAACCCGTTCCTGA
- a CDS encoding EamA family transporter: MIFLVLALLFSAVLALVLKYLNTGSPYGVYFVNYITCTLLAFAAMEPKALYNGDATPCWLGGITGLIYLASLCANGYSIHKNGAILSSVFTRLGVLVPIVLSVALFGERPTLLQGLGVVLAVAAAVLMNGLPGKPAASSPQNRIFLLPLVLTLLLNGAADAMSKVFTQLGRRQDDGLFMFYIFLFAGLATLALLVKEHRPLTPRDVFFGVLVGVPNFLSSRLLLAALTQLPAFLVYPSYSVGVILVISVASFFLFRERLNGRQMGAAGMILAALVLLNL, encoded by the coding sequence ATGATTTTCCTGGTACTGGCCCTGCTGTTCAGCGCGGTGCTGGCCCTGGTGCTGAAATATCTGAACACCGGCAGCCCCTACGGCGTCTATTTTGTCAACTACATCACCTGCACGCTGCTCGCTTTTGCCGCTATGGAGCCCAAGGCGCTCTATAACGGGGACGCCACCCCCTGCTGGCTGGGAGGCATCACGGGGCTGATCTATCTGGCCTCCCTCTGCGCCAACGGATACAGCATCCACAAAAACGGCGCGATCCTCTCCTCGGTGTTCACCCGCCTGGGGGTGCTGGTGCCCATTGTATTGTCGGTGGCGCTGTTCGGGGAACGGCCCACCCTGCTCCAGGGTCTGGGGGTGGTGCTGGCGGTGGCGGCCGCCGTCCTCATGAACGGGCTCCCCGGCAAACCGGCAGCGTCATCCCCCCAAAACAGGATCTTCCTGCTGCCGCTGGTGCTGACTTTGCTGCTCAACGGCGCCGCCGACGCCATGTCCAAGGTGTTCACCCAGCTGGGCCGACGCCAGGACGATGGCCTGTTCATGTTTTACATCTTCCTCTTCGCCGGCCTGGCCACCCTGGCGCTGCTGGTGAAAGAACACCGGCCCCTCACGCCCCGGGATGTCTTCTTCGGCGTCCTGGTGGGGGTGCCCAACTTTCTCTCCTCCCGCCTGCTGCTGGCGGCCCTCACCCAACTGCCCGCCTTCCTGGTCTACCCCTCCTACAGCGTGGGGGTGATCCTGGTCATTAGCGTGGCCAGCTTTTTCCTCTTCCGGGAACGGCTCAACGGCCGCCAGATGGGCGCGGCCGGTATGATCCTGGCGGCCCTGGTGCTGCTCAACCTGTGA
- a CDS encoding DUF554 domain-containing protein yields MIGLGTILNVAAILAGGVIGLVFSKAISARYQETLMQAIGVCVIFVGIGGAVQEMMTVTADGLQSGGTMMVVISYAVGSLLGEWINLERRIEQFGSWLKVKTGNAREKRFVDAFVTASLTVSIGAMAIVGSIQDGIAGDHSTLALKAILDMVIICVMSASMGKGCLFAALPVGILQGTVTLLARAIQPVMTEAALANLSLTGSILIFCVGINLLWERKLKVANMLPSIVIAVLCAFAGL; encoded by the coding sequence ATGATAGGATTGGGAACGATCCTCAATGTGGCGGCGATCCTGGCGGGCGGTGTGATCGGGCTGGTGTTCAGCAAGGCCATCAGTGCCCGCTACCAGGAGACGCTGATGCAGGCCATCGGGGTCTGTGTGATCTTTGTGGGCATCGGCGGCGCCGTGCAGGAGATGATGACGGTGACGGCGGACGGCCTGCAGAGCGGCGGCACGATGATGGTGGTCATCAGCTACGCTGTGGGGTCTTTGCTGGGCGAGTGGATCAACCTGGAACGGCGGATCGAGCAGTTCGGCAGCTGGCTGAAGGTCAAGACCGGCAACGCCCGGGAAAAGCGGTTCGTGGATGCCTTTGTGACGGCGTCGCTGACCGTCAGCATCGGCGCCATGGCCATCGTGGGGTCCATCCAGGACGGCATCGCCGGGGACCATTCCACCCTGGCCCTCAAGGCTATCCTGGATATGGTCATCATCTGTGTGATGAGCGCCTCCATGGGCAAGGGCTGTCTCTTTGCGGCCCTTCCCGTGGGGATCCTGCAGGGGACGGTCACCCTGCTGGCCCGGGCCATCCAGCCGGTGATGACTGAGGCCGCCCTGGCCAATCTTTCGCTCACCGGCTCCATCCTGATCTTCTGCGTGGGCATCAACCTGCTGTGGGAGCGAAAACTCAAGGTGGCCAATATGCTGCCGTCCATTGTGATCGCGGTACTCTGTGCCTTTGCGGGCCTGTGA